In one Motacilla alba alba isolate MOTALB_02 chromosome 7, Motacilla_alba_V1.0_pri, whole genome shotgun sequence genomic region, the following are encoded:
- the SLC11A1 gene encoding natural resistance-associated macrophage protein 1 isoform X4, which produces MASLEPGLTRSLNRGPMSPQQPSTQDQTLLDELISIPKGSGPGFSFRKLWAFTGPGFLMSIAYLDPGNVESDLQCGAVAGFKLLWVLLWATVLGLLCQRLAIRLGVVTGKDLGEICYLYYPKVPRVLLWLMIEIAIIGSDMQEVIGTAIAFSLLSAGRIPLWGGVLITIVDTLFFLFLDKYGLRKLEAFFGLLITIMALTFGYEYVVVRPRQAEVLKGIFLPSCPGCGQKELLQAMGIIGAIIMPHNIFLHSSLVKTRVIDRSKKEAVQEANMYFLTESCLALFVSFLINLFVMAVFGEAFYHQRNEDVHNKCINSSISHYAGIFPTNNKTVSVDIYQGGVILGCYFGAVALYIWGIGILAAGQSSTMTGTYAGQFVMEGFLQLRWSRFTRVLLTRSFAILPTVLVAAFKDVSHLTGMNDLLNVLQSILLPFAVLPVLTFTSLHPLMRDFSNSLPGKVLMTLITGLVCAINIYFVVDFLPTLHGLEYHIPLSLLLAAYVAFVAYLIWTCSIAHGARFLARGHHSRFNFGLALDPTETR; this is translated from the exons ATGGCATCACTGGAACCAG GCCTCACCAGGTCCCTGAACAGGGgccccatgtccccacagcagcctaGCACTCAGGACCAGACCCTCCTGGATGAGCTCATCAGCATCCCCAAGGGCAGTGGG CCTGGGTTCAGCTTTAGGAAACTCTGGGCTTTCACCGGTCCCGGCTTCCTCATGAGCATCGCCTACTTGGACCCGGGCAACGTCGAGTCAGACCTGCAATGCGGGGCCGTGGCGGGATTCAAG ctgctgtgggtgctgctgtgggccACCGTCCTCGGGCTGCTGTGCCAGCGCCTCGCCATCCGTCTGGGCGTGGTGACCGGCAAGGACCTGGGCGAGATTTGCTACCTCTATTACCCCAAG GTGCCCCgtgtgctgctctggctcaTGATTGAGATCGCCATCATCGGCTCGGACATGCAGGAGGTGATCGGGACAGCCATTGCTTTCAGCCTGCTCTCAGCTGGCCG CATCCCCCTCTGGGGTGGGGTCCTCATCACCATCGTGGACACcctatttttcctcttcctcgATAAGTATG GGCTCCGCAAACTGGAGGCTTTCTTCGGTCTCCTCATCACCATCATGGCCCTGACCTTTGGCTACGAG TACGTGGTGGTGAGGCCAAGGCAGGCGGAGGTGCTGAAGGGCAttttcctgcccagctgcccgGGCTGCGGGcaaaaggagctgctgcaggccatGGGCATCATCGGCGCCATCATTATGCCCCATAACATCTTCCTCCACTCCTCCTTGGTCAAG ACACGGGTGATCGACCGCTCCAAGAAGGAGGCAGTGCAGGAGGCCAATATGTATTTCCTGACCGAGTCCTGCCTGGCCCTCTTTGTCTCCTTCCTCATCAACCTCTTTGTCATGGCTGTCTTCGGCGAGGCTTTCTACCACCAGCGAAACGAGGACGTG CACAACAAGTGCATCAACAGCAGCATCAGTCACTATGCCGGCATCTTCCCCACCAACAACAAGACAGTCTCTGTGGATATCTACCAGGGG ggtgtcatcctgggcTGCTATTTCGGGGCAGTGGCACTGTACATCTGGGGCATCGGGATCCTGGCAGCGGGACAGAGCTCCACAATGACCGGGACTTACGCAGGGCAGTTCGTCATGGAG GGCTTCCTGCAGCTCCGCTGGTCCCGCTTCACCCGGGTGCTCCTCACCCGCTCCTTTGCCATCCTGCCCACTGTCTTGGTGGCCGCTTTCAAGGATGTCAGCCACCTCACAGGCATGAATGACCTGCTCAACGTCCTGCAGAGCATCCTG CTGCCTTTCGCCGTCCTGCCTGTGCTCACCTTCACCAGCCTGCACCCGCTCATGCGGGATTTCAGCAACAGCCT CCCGGGGAAGGTGCTGATGACCCTCATAACGGGGCTGGTCTGCGCCATCAACATTTACTTCGTGGTGGACTTCTTGCCAACACTGCACGGCCTGGAGTACCACATTCCCCTGAGCCTGCTACTGGCTGCCTACGTGGCTTTCGTCGCCTACCTG ATCTGGACATGCAGCATCGCACATGGAGCCCGGTTCCTGGCCCGGGGCCACCACAGCCGGTTCAATTTCGGTCTCGCCCTCGACCCGACAGAGACACGGTGA
- the SLC11A1 gene encoding natural resistance-associated macrophage protein 1 isoform X1: MASLEPGRHLPSSSLSPSGLTRSLNRGPMSPQQPSTQDQTLLDELISIPKGSGPGFSFRKLWAFTGPGFLMSIAYLDPGNVESDLQCGAVAGFKLLWVLLWATVLGLLCQRLAIRLGVVTGKDLGEICYLYYPKVPRVLLWLMIEIAIIGSDMQEVIGTAIAFSLLSAGRIPLWGGVLITIVDTLFFLFLDKYGLRKLEAFFGLLITIMALTFGYEYVVVRPRQAEVLKGIFLPSCPGCGQKELLQAMGIIGAIIMPHNIFLHSSLVKTRVIDRSKKEAVQEANMYFLTESCLALFVSFLINLFVMAVFGEAFYHQRNEDVHNKCINSSISHYAGIFPTNNKTVSVDIYQGGVILGCYFGAVALYIWGIGILAAGQSSTMTGTYAGQFVMEGFLQLRWSRFTRVLLTRSFAILPTVLVAAFKDVSHLTGMNDLLNVLQSILLPFAVLPVLTFTSLHPLMRDFSNSLPGKVLMTLITGLVCAINIYFVVDFLPTLHGLEYHIPLSLLLAAYVAFVAYLVGLAPRDRGGTVSLVGAHRPVPFAPADLDMQHRTWSPVPGPGPPQPVQFRSRPRPDRDTVTDPIPACYPHIPAHRGLLDTDLLPFRVRACFGQTCTQQGKG; this comes from the exons ATGGCATCACTGGAACCAG GCCGCCacctcccttcctcttccttgtCCCCCTCAGGCCTCACCAGGTCCCTGAACAGGGgccccatgtccccacagcagcctaGCACTCAGGACCAGACCCTCCTGGATGAGCTCATCAGCATCCCCAAGGGCAGTGGG CCTGGGTTCAGCTTTAGGAAACTCTGGGCTTTCACCGGTCCCGGCTTCCTCATGAGCATCGCCTACTTGGACCCGGGCAACGTCGAGTCAGACCTGCAATGCGGGGCCGTGGCGGGATTCAAG ctgctgtgggtgctgctgtgggccACCGTCCTCGGGCTGCTGTGCCAGCGCCTCGCCATCCGTCTGGGCGTGGTGACCGGCAAGGACCTGGGCGAGATTTGCTACCTCTATTACCCCAAG GTGCCCCgtgtgctgctctggctcaTGATTGAGATCGCCATCATCGGCTCGGACATGCAGGAGGTGATCGGGACAGCCATTGCTTTCAGCCTGCTCTCAGCTGGCCG CATCCCCCTCTGGGGTGGGGTCCTCATCACCATCGTGGACACcctatttttcctcttcctcgATAAGTATG GGCTCCGCAAACTGGAGGCTTTCTTCGGTCTCCTCATCACCATCATGGCCCTGACCTTTGGCTACGAG TACGTGGTGGTGAGGCCAAGGCAGGCGGAGGTGCTGAAGGGCAttttcctgcccagctgcccgGGCTGCGGGcaaaaggagctgctgcaggccatGGGCATCATCGGCGCCATCATTATGCCCCATAACATCTTCCTCCACTCCTCCTTGGTCAAG ACACGGGTGATCGACCGCTCCAAGAAGGAGGCAGTGCAGGAGGCCAATATGTATTTCCTGACCGAGTCCTGCCTGGCCCTCTTTGTCTCCTTCCTCATCAACCTCTTTGTCATGGCTGTCTTCGGCGAGGCTTTCTACCACCAGCGAAACGAGGACGTG CACAACAAGTGCATCAACAGCAGCATCAGTCACTATGCCGGCATCTTCCCCACCAACAACAAGACAGTCTCTGTGGATATCTACCAGGGG ggtgtcatcctgggcTGCTATTTCGGGGCAGTGGCACTGTACATCTGGGGCATCGGGATCCTGGCAGCGGGACAGAGCTCCACAATGACCGGGACTTACGCAGGGCAGTTCGTCATGGAG GGCTTCCTGCAGCTCCGCTGGTCCCGCTTCACCCGGGTGCTCCTCACCCGCTCCTTTGCCATCCTGCCCACTGTCTTGGTGGCCGCTTTCAAGGATGTCAGCCACCTCACAGGCATGAATGACCTGCTCAACGTCCTGCAGAGCATCCTG CTGCCTTTCGCCGTCCTGCCTGTGCTCACCTTCACCAGCCTGCACCCGCTCATGCGGGATTTCAGCAACAGCCT CCCGGGGAAGGTGCTGATGACCCTCATAACGGGGCTGGTCTGCGCCATCAACATTTACTTCGTGGTGGACTTCTTGCCAACACTGCACGGCCTGGAGTACCACATTCCCCTGAGCCTGCTACTGGCTGCCTACGTGGCTTTCGTCGCCTACCTGGTAGGGCTGGCACCGCGGGACAGGGGCGGGACAGTGTCCTTGGTGGGTGCTCATCGACCTGTCCCCTTTGCCCCTGCAGATCTGGACATGCAGCATCGCACATGGAGCCCGGTTCCTGGCCCGGGGCCACCACAGCCGGTTCAATTTCGGTCTCGCCCTCGACCCGACAGAGACACGGTGACAGATCCCATCCCTGCTTGTTatccccacatccctgctcaCCGCGGCCTCCTGGACACGGATTTGCTGCCATTCCGAGTCCGGGCATGTTTTGGCCAGACATGCACCCAGCAAGGAAAGGGTTAA
- the SLC11A1 gene encoding natural resistance-associated macrophage protein 1 isoform X2 — translation MASLEPGLTRSLNRGPMSPQQPSTQDQTLLDELISIPKGSGPGFSFRKLWAFTGPGFLMSIAYLDPGNVESDLQCGAVAGFKLLWVLLWATVLGLLCQRLAIRLGVVTGKDLGEICYLYYPKVPRVLLWLMIEIAIIGSDMQEVIGTAIAFSLLSAGRIPLWGGVLITIVDTLFFLFLDKYGLRKLEAFFGLLITIMALTFGYEYVVVRPRQAEVLKGIFLPSCPGCGQKELLQAMGIIGAIIMPHNIFLHSSLVKTRVIDRSKKEAVQEANMYFLTESCLALFVSFLINLFVMAVFGEAFYHQRNEDVHNKCINSSISHYAGIFPTNNKTVSVDIYQGGVILGCYFGAVALYIWGIGILAAGQSSTMTGTYAGQFVMEPGEGADDPHNGAGLRHQHLLRGGLLANTARPGVPHSPEPATGCLRGFRRLPGRAGTAGQGRDSVLGGCSSTCPLCPCRSGHAASHMEPGSWPGATTAGSISVSPSTRQRHGDRSHPCLLSPHPCSPRPPGHGFAAIPSPGMFWPDMHPARKGLTDRQPSPQDLRAQRFFPPPTPANSGVLVQARCEGSGIEREILPSAGTDASVNEPRRRLPLLITARNRRPPGPLITAGDR, via the exons ATGGCATCACTGGAACCAG GCCTCACCAGGTCCCTGAACAGGGgccccatgtccccacagcagcctaGCACTCAGGACCAGACCCTCCTGGATGAGCTCATCAGCATCCCCAAGGGCAGTGGG CCTGGGTTCAGCTTTAGGAAACTCTGGGCTTTCACCGGTCCCGGCTTCCTCATGAGCATCGCCTACTTGGACCCGGGCAACGTCGAGTCAGACCTGCAATGCGGGGCCGTGGCGGGATTCAAG ctgctgtgggtgctgctgtgggccACCGTCCTCGGGCTGCTGTGCCAGCGCCTCGCCATCCGTCTGGGCGTGGTGACCGGCAAGGACCTGGGCGAGATTTGCTACCTCTATTACCCCAAG GTGCCCCgtgtgctgctctggctcaTGATTGAGATCGCCATCATCGGCTCGGACATGCAGGAGGTGATCGGGACAGCCATTGCTTTCAGCCTGCTCTCAGCTGGCCG CATCCCCCTCTGGGGTGGGGTCCTCATCACCATCGTGGACACcctatttttcctcttcctcgATAAGTATG GGCTCCGCAAACTGGAGGCTTTCTTCGGTCTCCTCATCACCATCATGGCCCTGACCTTTGGCTACGAG TACGTGGTGGTGAGGCCAAGGCAGGCGGAGGTGCTGAAGGGCAttttcctgcccagctgcccgGGCTGCGGGcaaaaggagctgctgcaggccatGGGCATCATCGGCGCCATCATTATGCCCCATAACATCTTCCTCCACTCCTCCTTGGTCAAG ACACGGGTGATCGACCGCTCCAAGAAGGAGGCAGTGCAGGAGGCCAATATGTATTTCCTGACCGAGTCCTGCCTGGCCCTCTTTGTCTCCTTCCTCATCAACCTCTTTGTCATGGCTGTCTTCGGCGAGGCTTTCTACCACCAGCGAAACGAGGACGTG CACAACAAGTGCATCAACAGCAGCATCAGTCACTATGCCGGCATCTTCCCCACCAACAACAAGACAGTCTCTGTGGATATCTACCAGGGG ggtgtcatcctgggcTGCTATTTCGGGGCAGTGGCACTGTACATCTGGGGCATCGGGATCCTGGCAGCGGGACAGAGCTCCACAATGACCGGGACTTACGCAGGGCAGTTCGTCATGGAG CCCGGGGAAGGTGCTGATGACCCTCATAACGGGGCTGGTCTGCGCCATCAACATTTACTTCGTGGTGGACTTCTTGCCAACACTGCACGGCCTGGAGTACCACATTCCCCTGAGCCTGCTACTGGCTGCCTACGTGGCTTTCGTCGCCTACCTGGTAGGGCTGGCACCGCGGGACAGGGGCGGGACAGTGTCCTTGGTGGGTGCTCATCGACCTGTCCCCTTTGCCCCTGCAGATCTGGACATGCAGCATCGCACATGGAGCCCGGTTCCTGGCCCGGGGCCACCACAGCCGGTTCAATTTCGGTCTCGCCCTCGACCCGACAGAGACACGGTGACAGATCCCATCCCTGCTTGTTatccccacatccctgctcaCCGCGGCCTCCTGGACACGGATTTGCTGCCATTCCGAGTCCGGGCATGTTTTGGCCAGACATGCACCCAGCAAGGAAAGGGTTAACAGACAGGCAGCCCTCCCCCCAGGATCTGCGAGCTCAGCGCTTCTTCCCACCCCCAACCCCCGCCAATTCCGGGGTGCTGGTCCAGGCTCGATGCGAGGGGAGTGGGATAGAGCGGGAGATTCTCCCATCCGCTGGCACAGACGCTTCAGTGAATGAGCCGCGTCGGAGACTTCCCCTGCTCATTACCGCCAGGAACCGCCGGCCCCCGGGACCGCTAATCACGGCTGGGGACCGCTAA
- the SLC11A1 gene encoding natural resistance-associated macrophage protein 1 isoform X3 has translation MASLEPGRHLPSSSLSPSGLTRSLNRGPMSPQQPSTQDQTLLDELISIPKGSGPGFSFRKLWAFTGPGFLMSIAYLDPGNVESDLQCGAVAGFKLLWVLLWATVLGLLCQRLAIRLGVVTGKDLGEICYLYYPKVPRVLLWLMIEIAIIGSDMQEVIGTAIAFSLLSAGRIPLWGGVLITIVDTLFFLFLDKYGLRKLEAFFGLLITIMALTFGYEYVVVRPRQAEVLKGIFLPSCPGCGQKELLQAMGIIGAIIMPHNIFLHSSLVKTRVIDRSKKEAVQEANMYFLTESCLALFVSFLINLFVMAVFGEAFYHQRNEDVHNKCINSSISHYAGIFPTNNKTVSVDIYQGGVILGCYFGAVALYIWGIGILAAGQSSTMTGTYAGQFVMEGFLQLRWSRFTRVLLTRSFAILPTVLVAAFKDVSHLTGMNDLLNVLQSILLPFAVLPVLTFTSLHPLMRDFSNSLPGKVLMTLITGLVCAINIYFVVDFLPTLHGLEYHIPLSLLLAAYVAFVAYLIWTCSIAHGARFLARGHHSRFNFGLALDPTETR, from the exons ATGGCATCACTGGAACCAG GCCGCCacctcccttcctcttccttgtCCCCCTCAGGCCTCACCAGGTCCCTGAACAGGGgccccatgtccccacagcagcctaGCACTCAGGACCAGACCCTCCTGGATGAGCTCATCAGCATCCCCAAGGGCAGTGGG CCTGGGTTCAGCTTTAGGAAACTCTGGGCTTTCACCGGTCCCGGCTTCCTCATGAGCATCGCCTACTTGGACCCGGGCAACGTCGAGTCAGACCTGCAATGCGGGGCCGTGGCGGGATTCAAG ctgctgtgggtgctgctgtgggccACCGTCCTCGGGCTGCTGTGCCAGCGCCTCGCCATCCGTCTGGGCGTGGTGACCGGCAAGGACCTGGGCGAGATTTGCTACCTCTATTACCCCAAG GTGCCCCgtgtgctgctctggctcaTGATTGAGATCGCCATCATCGGCTCGGACATGCAGGAGGTGATCGGGACAGCCATTGCTTTCAGCCTGCTCTCAGCTGGCCG CATCCCCCTCTGGGGTGGGGTCCTCATCACCATCGTGGACACcctatttttcctcttcctcgATAAGTATG GGCTCCGCAAACTGGAGGCTTTCTTCGGTCTCCTCATCACCATCATGGCCCTGACCTTTGGCTACGAG TACGTGGTGGTGAGGCCAAGGCAGGCGGAGGTGCTGAAGGGCAttttcctgcccagctgcccgGGCTGCGGGcaaaaggagctgctgcaggccatGGGCATCATCGGCGCCATCATTATGCCCCATAACATCTTCCTCCACTCCTCCTTGGTCAAG ACACGGGTGATCGACCGCTCCAAGAAGGAGGCAGTGCAGGAGGCCAATATGTATTTCCTGACCGAGTCCTGCCTGGCCCTCTTTGTCTCCTTCCTCATCAACCTCTTTGTCATGGCTGTCTTCGGCGAGGCTTTCTACCACCAGCGAAACGAGGACGTG CACAACAAGTGCATCAACAGCAGCATCAGTCACTATGCCGGCATCTTCCCCACCAACAACAAGACAGTCTCTGTGGATATCTACCAGGGG ggtgtcatcctgggcTGCTATTTCGGGGCAGTGGCACTGTACATCTGGGGCATCGGGATCCTGGCAGCGGGACAGAGCTCCACAATGACCGGGACTTACGCAGGGCAGTTCGTCATGGAG GGCTTCCTGCAGCTCCGCTGGTCCCGCTTCACCCGGGTGCTCCTCACCCGCTCCTTTGCCATCCTGCCCACTGTCTTGGTGGCCGCTTTCAAGGATGTCAGCCACCTCACAGGCATGAATGACCTGCTCAACGTCCTGCAGAGCATCCTG CTGCCTTTCGCCGTCCTGCCTGTGCTCACCTTCACCAGCCTGCACCCGCTCATGCGGGATTTCAGCAACAGCCT CCCGGGGAAGGTGCTGATGACCCTCATAACGGGGCTGGTCTGCGCCATCAACATTTACTTCGTGGTGGACTTCTTGCCAACACTGCACGGCCTGGAGTACCACATTCCCCTGAGCCTGCTACTGGCTGCCTACGTGGCTTTCGTCGCCTACCTG ATCTGGACATGCAGCATCGCACATGGAGCCCGGTTCCTGGCCCGGGGCCACCACAGCCGGTTCAATTTCGGTCTCGCCCTCGACCCGACAGAGACACGGTGA